The following proteins are encoded in a genomic region of Leifsonia psychrotolerans:
- a CDS encoding DUF222 domain-containing protein — translation MDDMFAIPPEPTFDPPSVLGAEGREAWVSEVAATFESDLGAGAGFGVGSAPRELVSSLTAIMGAPAPVTAAAIDVVGQAIADAGVAVRQANRAMAAHLAALTRVIEVARQNPSISLTASGLRQPDALDLAVRSAAADAALHLHLSSDVVRTRAHEGHVLTQSLPQLWALFQDGTIGYAQASAAVHFLTSITDPAQIGVFDTELAGVGPTLTPGAFRQKARTLAERLRAEPAAHRHAHDLAERRVSVEPVPNGMAWLNANISGVDATRISARLNATAKRIAHNETTARRKAIATARATARRTARHAGLSPAETQDLIATAEQDAAARCRRRSRDQIRADLLVAWLAGDGTPTAAKVRPLLLVPILGLLGTSDQPAVLQGYGPIDPVTTAQLFTNAPAFRRVGTDPITGEILNFDRTRYRPSKAQRDLPAVIYGTCACDGCTRLAVTADIDHVREWARDTGPTNLANLLPLCGPDHRLKTHSTLRFTKEPDGSVTINTPTGYRSRTTPAPPLPDRLPGPRPGPRPGSRPAPLPVDPPF, via the coding sequence ATGGACGACATGTTCGCAATCCCACCAGAACCGACCTTCGACCCGCCGAGTGTGCTCGGCGCCGAAGGACGTGAGGCATGGGTCTCCGAGGTGGCTGCAACGTTCGAGTCCGACCTTGGTGCTGGTGCTGGTTTCGGTGTCGGTTCGGCTCCACGGGAGCTGGTTTCCTCCCTGACCGCGATCATGGGCGCGCCGGCGCCTGTCACGGCTGCGGCCATCGATGTGGTCGGGCAGGCGATCGCTGATGCGGGAGTCGCCGTGCGGCAGGCGAACCGGGCGATGGCCGCGCACCTCGCCGCCCTGACCCGGGTGATCGAGGTGGCCCGGCAGAACCCGAGCATCTCCCTCACCGCGTCCGGGCTTCGCCAACCCGACGCCCTCGACCTGGCCGTGCGTTCGGCGGCAGCGGATGCGGCGTTGCACCTGCATCTCTCCTCCGACGTGGTGCGCACCCGCGCCCACGAAGGCCACGTGCTCACCCAGTCGTTGCCCCAGCTCTGGGCCCTGTTCCAGGACGGCACGATCGGTTACGCGCAGGCCAGCGCCGCGGTGCACTTTCTCACCAGCATCACCGACCCCGCCCAGATCGGCGTGTTCGACACCGAACTGGCCGGGGTCGGCCCCACGCTGACACCCGGCGCGTTCCGACAAAAGGCCCGCACCCTCGCCGAACGCCTCCGCGCCGAACCCGCCGCACACCGCCATGCCCACGACCTCGCCGAACGCCGTGTCAGCGTCGAACCGGTCCCCAACGGCATGGCCTGGCTGAACGCGAACATCAGCGGCGTCGACGCGACACGCATCAGCGCCCGCCTGAACGCCACAGCCAAACGCATCGCCCACAACGAAACCACCGCCCGCAGAAAAGCCATCGCAACCGCCCGCGCCACCGCCCGCCGCACCGCCCGACACGCCGGCCTGAGCCCCGCAGAGACCCAAGACCTCATCGCGACAGCCGAACAGGATGCCGCCGCACGCTGTCGCCGCCGCTCCCGCGACCAGATCCGCGCCGACCTGCTCGTGGCCTGGCTGGCCGGCGACGGCACCCCCACCGCCGCAAAAGTGCGCCCCCTGCTGCTCGTGCCCATCCTCGGCCTGCTCGGCACAAGCGACCAGCCGGCCGTGCTGCAGGGCTACGGCCCCATCGACCCCGTCACCACCGCGCAACTCTTCACCAACGCCCCCGCATTTCGCCGGGTCGGCACCGACCCGATCACCGGCGAGATCCTCAACTTCGACCGCACCCGCTACCGACCCAGCAAAGCCCAACGCGACCTACCCGCGGTAATCTACGGCACCTGCGCCTGCGACGGCTGCACCCGCCTCGCCGTCACCGCCGACATCGACCACGTCAGAGAATGGGCCCGCGACACCGGCCCCACCAACCTCGCCAACCTGCTCCCCCTCTGCGGCCCCGACCACCGCCTGAAAACACACTCCACACTCAGATTCACAAAAGAACCCGACGGCTCCGTCACCATCAACACCCCCACCGGCTACCGCAGCCGCACCACCCCGGCACCCCCACTCCCGGATCGACTCCCGGGCCCACGACCGGGCCCACGACCAGGTTCACGACCGGCACCGCTACCCGTCGATCCACCGTTCTAA
- a CDS encoding ABC transporter ATP-binding protein, whose product MTKTVLHAQSISKSYGKGPTRFDALRGISLEVHAGESIAIVGKSGSGKSTLMHLLALLDDPDTGTLLVDGVDAKTLKTKELNRLRNQDFGFVFQQFFLTPNASVLDNVTLPLTIAGVAPKERKARGMAALEQLELADKAKNKATNLSGGQKQRAVIARALVNNPTVIFADEPTGNLDSATGAVVEDILFDLNKEQGITLIIVTHDRELAARCDRQIFMRDGLEETSAGPEVASA is encoded by the coding sequence ATGACAAAAACAGTCCTGCATGCCCAGTCGATCAGCAAATCTTATGGCAAAGGGCCCACCCGGTTCGACGCGCTGCGCGGCATCTCGCTCGAGGTGCACGCGGGTGAGTCAATTGCCATCGTCGGCAAAAGTGGTTCGGGCAAATCCACCCTGATGCACCTGCTCGCTCTCCTTGACGATCCCGACACAGGCACATTGCTCGTCGACGGAGTCGATGCGAAGACGTTGAAGACGAAGGAACTCAACCGGTTGCGCAACCAGGACTTCGGTTTTGTCTTTCAGCAGTTCTTTCTTACGCCCAACGCGAGCGTGCTCGACAATGTGACGCTTCCGCTCACCATCGCGGGTGTGGCACCGAAAGAGCGCAAAGCTCGCGGCATGGCCGCACTTGAACAGCTCGAACTTGCCGACAAGGCGAAAAACAAGGCCACGAACCTGTCGGGCGGACAGAAGCAACGCGCCGTCATCGCCCGCGCACTCGTCAACAACCCCACCGTGATTTTCGCCGACGAGCCAACCGGAAACCTGGACTCGGCCACCGGCGCCGTGGTCGAGGACATCCTCTTCGATCTTAACAAAGAGCAGGGCATCACTCTCATCATCGTGACCCACGACCGTGAACTGGCCGCACGCTGTGACCGACAGATCTTTATGCGCGATGGGCTCGAAGAGACCAGCGCCGGACCGGAAGTGGCCTCCGCATGA
- a CDS encoding ABC transporter permease, with the protein MKSIDIIKAAVANTFRSRLRTTLTVIAIVIGAFTLTITSAIGTGVSNYINAQVASIGSTDVFTISPAVDTTPSVDAGPKKYEPDAAKATGGFGGPGRSTAVLTQKDIDTIGTVSGIMSVEPLLIVSPDYIQYGNNGKFVLTVSPSGTITKADLVTGKQLDNNSNDNQILLPTPYLASLGLGTAKDAVGATVTIGVTSYEGVQSTVEATVAGVQNETLLGSSAALNQHLTTAISEVQREGTPASVVRGYAVATAQFDANLSTAQVKALQATLKDKGYSALTVADQLGSFESVINGIIGVLNAFAVIALIAAGFGIINTLLMSVQERTREIGLMKAMGMSGGKVYALFSMEAIFIGFLGSAIGALLAIGVGTVISNALADTVLSGLPGLQVMQFAPASIAVIIVVVMLIAFLAGTLPARRAARQNPIDALRYE; encoded by the coding sequence ATGAAATCCATTGACATCATCAAGGCCGCTGTGGCGAACACGTTCCGCAGCCGTCTTCGCACCACGCTCACCGTTATCGCGATCGTGATTGGTGCCTTCACACTGACAATCACGAGTGCGATCGGCACCGGCGTCTCCAACTACATCAACGCGCAGGTCGCTTCAATCGGCTCCACCGACGTCTTCACGATCTCACCGGCCGTCGACACGACCCCGAGCGTCGACGCCGGTCCGAAGAAGTATGAGCCGGATGCGGCGAAGGCGACGGGCGGATTTGGTGGGCCGGGGCGTTCCACCGCGGTGCTCACCCAGAAGGACATCGACACCATTGGCACAGTCAGCGGCATCATGAGTGTCGAACCGTTGCTGATCGTCTCGCCTGATTACATCCAGTACGGCAACAACGGCAAGTTTGTGTTGACGGTGAGTCCGTCCGGCACCATCACCAAGGCGGACCTGGTCACAGGAAAGCAGCTCGACAACAACAGCAACGACAATCAGATATTGCTGCCGACGCCCTACCTGGCCAGCCTTGGCCTCGGCACCGCGAAGGACGCTGTGGGGGCAACGGTTACGATCGGTGTCACAAGCTATGAGGGAGTGCAAAGCACGGTTGAGGCCACCGTGGCCGGGGTTCAGAACGAGACCCTGCTCGGGAGTAGTGCCGCGTTGAACCAACACCTCACGACTGCGATCAGCGAGGTGCAGCGGGAGGGCACCCCGGCCTCGGTTGTGCGGGGCTACGCGGTGGCGACGGCTCAGTTCGATGCGAACCTGAGCACCGCGCAGGTCAAGGCGCTGCAAGCGACCTTGAAGGACAAAGGTTACAGTGCGCTCACCGTGGCCGATCAGCTCGGCTCATTCGAGAGTGTGATCAACGGAATCATCGGTGTGCTGAACGCCTTCGCCGTGATTGCCCTGATCGCTGCCGGGTTCGGCATTATCAATACCCTGCTGATGAGCGTGCAGGAACGCACGCGCGAGATCGGCCTGATGAAAGCGATGGGAATGAGTGGCGGCAAGGTCTATGCCCTGTTCAGCATGGAAGCCATCTTCATCGGGTTCCTGGGCAGCGCGATCGGTGCACTGCTGGCGATTGGCGTGGGCACGGTGATCAGTAATGCGCTGGCCGACACCGTGCTGTCGGGGCTGCCTGGGTTGCAAGTGATGCAGTTCGCGCCGGCATCCATCGCAGTGATCATCGTCGTCGTGATGCTCATTGCATTCCTTGCGGGAACGCTTCCGGCTCGGCGTGCCGCGCGACAGAACCCGATTGACGCGCTGCGCTATGAGTAG
- a CDS encoding TetR/AcrR family transcriptional regulator, with the protein MSSSGGLRAKKRAATQTAIENAAIALVLEHGYEQVTVEIICDASMVSQRTFFNYFGSKEGVILGASAPKLSDTELARFIAAPTPDVLGDLVSIMALALSEHELDRTLMRGRLDVISRTPELFARQMARMTEHEERLTHLVLQRFRAQGRDAAASDVHDEARMVVVLAGAVMRYSMQRRLNGHSAMSAEDEFTHSIDLIHRIASPPTER; encoded by the coding sequence ATGAGTAGTTCAGGTGGGCTGCGCGCTAAGAAACGCGCGGCCACCCAAACGGCCATTGAAAATGCGGCGATCGCTCTGGTGCTCGAGCATGGCTATGAGCAGGTGACCGTCGAGATAATCTGCGACGCCAGCATGGTGTCGCAGCGCACCTTCTTCAACTATTTCGGTTCGAAGGAAGGTGTCATTCTCGGCGCCTCAGCGCCGAAGCTCAGCGACACCGAGCTCGCCCGCTTCATCGCGGCCCCGACTCCGGATGTGCTCGGCGATCTCGTCTCGATCATGGCGCTCGCCCTGTCCGAACACGAACTCGACCGCACGCTGATGCGGGGCCGGCTCGACGTAATTAGTCGCACGCCCGAACTGTTCGCCCGCCAGATGGCACGCATGACCGAGCATGAGGAGCGGCTGACGCACCTCGTGCTGCAGCGATTCCGCGCGCAGGGGCGGGATGCGGCAGCGTCCGACGTGCACGATGAGGCGCGGATGGTCGTTGTGCTGGCCGGCGCGGTGATGCGCTATTCGATGCAGCGCCGTCTGAACGGGCATTCGGCGATGTCGGCCGAGGACGAGTTCACCCACTCGATCGACCTGATTCATCGGATTGCGAGCCCACCCACAGAGCGCTGA
- a CDS encoding class I SAM-dependent methyltransferase, giving the protein MTPHTPNHNGNQSQSQSQKHGHEHEHEHEHDEPAMAEMLDLAADVLASSLSEIINWVGGLAPAAPRRVVDVGAGTGTGSRALGRRFPTAEIVALDQSSFMLGRLEALARANGRTDRIRALQADLDDAWPDVREADVVWAALSMHHFADPDRVLRDIRSALNPDGLLAIVEMDAFPRFLPDDIGIGRRGLEQRCSEAAGDASWNTNLDWGPNLERSGFEIVEKRTFDMDVDPATSSLGRYAHASLRRTRSTLTGILSDDDVATLDRLLDEDSPESILRRTDLTVRGSRTAWAARSL; this is encoded by the coding sequence ATGACTCCGCACACGCCGAACCACAACGGAAACCAGAGCCAGAGCCAGAGCCAGAAGCATGGGCACGAGCACGAGCACGAGCACGAGCACGACGAGCCCGCCATGGCCGAGATGCTCGATCTCGCTGCCGATGTGCTCGCCTCCTCCCTGTCGGAGATCATCAACTGGGTCGGCGGGCTTGCCCCGGCTGCACCGCGTCGGGTCGTCGATGTGGGCGCCGGAACCGGAACCGGGAGCCGCGCACTGGGGCGACGGTTCCCCACCGCCGAGATCGTCGCACTCGACCAGTCGTCGTTTATGCTCGGCCGCCTCGAGGCACTGGCTCGGGCCAACGGCCGGACCGATCGGATTCGGGCTCTGCAGGCCGATCTTGACGACGCCTGGCCTGACGTGCGGGAAGCGGATGTCGTGTGGGCAGCACTGTCGATGCACCACTTCGCCGATCCCGATCGGGTGCTGCGTGACATCCGCTCGGCCTTGAATCCCGATGGTCTCCTGGCGATCGTCGAGATGGATGCCTTCCCACGCTTTCTGCCTGACGACATCGGAATCGGCCGCCGCGGTCTCGAGCAGCGCTGCAGCGAGGCCGCAGGCGATGCGAGCTGGAACACGAATCTGGACTGGGGGCCCAACCTCGAACGCTCCGGTTTCGAAATTGTGGAGAAGCGCACGTTCGACATGGACGTTGATCCGGCCACGTCGAGCCTGGGCCGTTATGCGCACGCCTCGCTGCGCCGCACTCGTTCGACTCTCACCGGCATACTCTCCGACGACGATGTCGCTACTCTCGATCGCCTGCTGGACGAGGACTCCCCCGAGTCCATCCTGCGCCGCACCGACCTCACCGTCAGAGGGAGCCGCACCGCCTGGGCAGCCCGGAGCCTCTGA
- a CDS encoding cation:proton antiporter domain-containing protein has translation MTFSLLALVVLTGLLGPLLAARTSWRIPVVIGELLGGLLIGPPGFALVNPHNGEFTLLATIGFGLTMVVVGSHVPVRDAAVRGALWRGLIGTILVGVLAAVLAVAIAAAFGTGHAVLYGVLIASSSAALVLPMLQSVGVKGASIAQVVAQIAIADIACIVALPLVLNPGHVPEVLLAGGIISVVAVLLGLILARLDRAQLRQRLHSFSERRRFALELRISMLVLFGLAGVAQFASVSIMVAGFALGLVLAAVGEPRRLARQLFGITEGFFGPIFFVWLGASIDLRGVAAHPEMILLGLALGIAAVLAHLAGRIVKLPWLHAVASAGQLGVPIAAVTLGIQNGILKPGEDAGILVGAVVTIALSAAATGLTASKIKT, from the coding sequence GTGACCTTCTCGCTGCTGGCGCTCGTGGTGCTCACCGGCTTGCTCGGGCCGCTTCTGGCGGCCCGCACCAGCTGGCGCATCCCCGTGGTCATCGGTGAACTGCTCGGCGGACTGCTGATCGGGCCGCCCGGGTTCGCCCTGGTCAACCCGCACAACGGTGAGTTCACCCTGCTGGCCACCATCGGTTTCGGCTTGACCATGGTGGTGGTCGGTTCGCACGTTCCGGTTCGGGATGCCGCGGTGCGAGGGGCGCTTTGGCGTGGCCTGATCGGAACCATCCTGGTCGGAGTGCTCGCGGCCGTGCTGGCCGTGGCAATCGCGGCGGCCTTCGGCACGGGGCATGCTGTGCTCTATGGGGTACTGATCGCCTCCTCATCCGCCGCACTCGTTCTGCCGATGCTGCAATCCGTTGGCGTGAAGGGGGCGAGTATCGCCCAGGTGGTGGCGCAAATCGCCATCGCTGACATCGCCTGCATCGTCGCACTTCCGCTCGTTCTCAATCCCGGGCACGTTCCCGAGGTGCTGCTGGCCGGCGGGATCATCAGTGTGGTTGCCGTGCTACTCGGTCTGATTCTGGCTCGGTTGGATCGAGCACAACTGCGCCAGAGGCTCCACTCCTTCTCGGAGCGTCGGCGGTTCGCACTTGAGCTGCGCATCAGCATGCTGGTGTTGTTCGGGCTGGCTGGCGTGGCCCAGTTTGCCTCGGTCTCGATCATGGTGGCCGGGTTCGCACTCGGTCTGGTGCTGGCGGCCGTCGGTGAACCCCGGCGTCTGGCCCGCCAACTCTTCGGAATCACCGAGGGCTTCTTCGGGCCAATCTTTTTTGTATGGCTCGGTGCGTCGATCGACCTGCGGGGAGTCGCAGCCCATCCCGAGATGATTCTGCTGGGCCTCGCGCTCGGTATCGCCGCAGTTCTCGCCCACCTGGCAGGCCGCATCGTGAAACTGCCCTGGCTTCACGCCGTGGCCTCCGCGGGCCAACTGGGCGTGCCGATTGCCGCCGTGACGCTCGGCATTCAGAACGGAATCCTCAAACCGGGCGAGGATGCCGGCATCCTCGTGGGCGCGGTGGTCACCATTGCACTCTCCGCGGCGGCGACGGGCCTCACAGCCTCAAAAATCAAGACATGA
- a CDS encoding NAD(P)-binding domain-containing protein encodes MISRVAIIGAGPSGMAQLRAFESARIAGRDVPEIVCFEKQEDWGGQWNYSWRTGQDGNGESVHSSMYRNLWSNGPKEALEFAEYTFDEHFGRPISSYPPRAVLWDYISGRLENSDVKKQVRFSTAVRWVEYNEPTETFSVTVEDLVTHTTETSEFDHVIVGSGHFSFPNVPDFAGIETFPGSLKHAHDFRGAEALADRDVLLIGASYSAEDIGVQAYKMGARSVTLSYRTQPMGFDWPEGIDEVPLIHHFDGSTAHFSDGTSRDFDAVVLCTGYLHHYPFLPSDLALASPNNVYPDALYRGVVSEANSKLYYLGAQDQWFTFNMFDAQAWYVRDLILGDAVLPAPELQRRHINAWLTRFGELNGAADEIQFQADYIRDLIDLTDYPMFDLDEVVRIFLEWKHDKQENILGYRDEVYASVMTGTMAVVHHTPWLAELDDSLERYLSDPQPDDIAGLVAETDAVTRA; translated from the coding sequence TTGATTTCACGCGTCGCAATTATCGGAGCTGGCCCCAGTGGGATGGCCCAGCTACGAGCCTTCGAATCGGCTCGAATCGCCGGACGAGATGTTCCAGAAATCGTCTGTTTCGAGAAGCAAGAGGATTGGGGCGGACAGTGGAATTACAGCTGGCGTACGGGTCAGGACGGCAACGGTGAATCCGTGCACTCGAGCATGTACCGCAACCTCTGGTCGAATGGGCCTAAAGAGGCACTTGAATTCGCCGAATACACCTTCGATGAACATTTCGGTCGACCGATCTCGTCGTACCCGCCGCGCGCGGTGCTCTGGGACTACATCAGCGGCCGGCTCGAGAACAGCGATGTGAAGAAGCAGGTGCGCTTCAGCACCGCGGTGCGCTGGGTCGAGTACAACGAGCCGACCGAGACGTTCAGCGTGACGGTCGAAGACCTCGTGACGCACACGACCGAAACGAGCGAGTTCGACCACGTCATCGTGGGCAGCGGCCACTTCAGCTTTCCGAATGTGCCCGACTTCGCCGGCATCGAGACGTTCCCCGGCAGCCTCAAGCACGCCCACGACTTCCGCGGTGCCGAGGCGCTCGCAGACCGCGACGTGCTGTTGATCGGTGCGAGCTACTCGGCCGAAGACATCGGTGTGCAGGCCTACAAGATGGGTGCCCGTTCGGTCACCCTCAGCTATCGCACCCAGCCGATGGGCTTCGACTGGCCGGAGGGAATCGACGAGGTTCCGCTCATTCACCACTTTGACGGCTCCACCGCTCACTTCAGCGATGGCACGAGCCGTGACTTTGACGCGGTTGTGCTCTGTACCGGATATTTGCATCACTATCCGTTTTTACCGTCCGATCTGGCACTCGCCTCACCCAACAATGTGTATCCAGACGCGCTCTACCGGGGCGTGGTCTCGGAGGCGAATAGCAAGCTGTATTACCTTGGTGCGCAAGACCAATGGTTCACGTTCAATATGTTCGATGCACAGGCCTGGTACGTGCGCGACCTCATTCTCGGCGACGCTGTACTGCCGGCCCCCGAACTGCAGCGTCGTCACATAAACGCCTGGCTCACCCGGTTCGGCGAGCTGAACGGTGCGGCCGACGAGATCCAGTTCCAGGCGGACTACATTCGCGACCTGATTGACCTCACCGACTACCCGATGTTCGACCTCGACGAGGTCGTGCGCATCTTCTTGGAGTGGAAGCACGACAAGCAGGAGAACATTCTGGGCTACCGCGACGAGGTGTACGCCTCGGTGATGACCGGAACAATGGCGGTGGTGCACCACACGCCATGGCTGGCCGAGCTCGACGACAGTCTCGAGCGCTATCTCTCTGACCCCCAGCCCGACGACATCGCGGGGCTTGTTGCCGAGACGGATGCCGTGACGCGCGCCTAG
- a CDS encoding thiolase family protein, with amino-acid sequence MADLTAPVVIAARRTPLAIRGARLAQIPAEQLAAAVIGATVQDARAQDARAQDATAEQSIPRSVGGVILGNCMGPGGNLARLSALAAGLDVKVPGMTVDTQCGSGLSAILSTAAEARLDATERVWIAGGTESASTAPTRSQAGRAYARAPFTPAGFPDPDMGSAAQALAELDGIDRRAQDAYAERSHRLALAAQAAGRFDAEIVALGHELHDHGPRNGMRAMLPRFPALFASSPEHAGTVTAGNSSRNSDGAAAVAIVAGSSRGEAPGLALVASATIGCDPSLPGIGPVDAVLALLAERGVSLDDVAAVEIVEAFAAQTLAVLGRLGLAPGGVVDSRVCADGGALALGHPWGASGAVSVVRLFSRLVRGGAPAGTLGVATAAIGGGMGVAALFEVVR; translated from the coding sequence TTGGCTGATCTCACCGCCCCCGTTGTGATCGCGGCACGCCGCACGCCACTTGCCATTCGCGGGGCCCGACTCGCACAGATTCCCGCCGAACAGCTGGCCGCTGCCGTCATCGGCGCAACAGTGCAGGATGCACGAGCGCAGGATGCACGAGCGCAGGATGCAACAGCCGAACAAAGCATCCCGCGCTCCGTGGGCGGGGTGATCCTCGGCAACTGTATGGGCCCGGGCGGAAACCTTGCTCGCTTGTCCGCGCTGGCAGCCGGACTCGACGTGAAGGTTCCTGGGATGACGGTGGATACGCAGTGTGGGAGCGGGCTGTCGGCCATCCTCAGCACTGCCGCCGAGGCGCGCCTCGATGCCACGGAGCGCGTCTGGATCGCGGGGGGAACCGAGAGCGCCTCGACGGCGCCGACCCGGTCTCAGGCTGGACGTGCCTATGCACGAGCACCGTTTACCCCCGCAGGCTTCCCCGACCCCGACATGGGCTCAGCGGCCCAGGCGCTGGCCGAATTGGACGGCATCGACCGCCGGGCCCAGGATGCCTACGCCGAACGCAGCCATCGCCTGGCCCTAGCCGCACAGGCCGCCGGCCGCTTCGACGCGGAAATCGTCGCGCTCGGCCACGAACTGCACGATCACGGACCCCGCAATGGAATGCGCGCGATGCTCCCCCGCTTTCCGGCACTCTTCGCGTCGTCGCCGGAACACGCCGGAACCGTCACGGCCGGAAACTCGTCACGAAACAGCGACGGTGCCGCCGCCGTTGCCATCGTGGCCGGGTCGTCACGGGGCGAAGCCCCGGGTCTGGCCCTCGTCGCCTCAGCCACAATCGGATGCGACCCGTCACTTCCCGGCATCGGACCGGTTGACGCGGTCTTAGCCCTGCTCGCCGAGCGCGGTGTCTCACTCGACGACGTCGCAGCAGTGGAGATCGTCGAGGCGTTCGCCGCGCAAACCCTCGCCGTGCTCGGCCGGCTCGGGCTCGCGCCCGGCGGCGTGGTCGATTCTCGCGTCTGCGCCGACGGCGGGGCGCTGGCCCTCGGGCATCCGTGGGGCGCCAGCGGCGCCGTCAGCGTCGTACGGCTGTTCAGCCGTCTTGTACGCGGCGGCGCCCCGGCGGGTACGCTCGGTGTGGCGACCGCAGCCATCGGCGGCGGCATGGGCGTCGCCGCGCTGTTCGAGGTCGTGCGCTGA
- a CDS encoding ANL family adenylate-forming protein: MNLDRVVLSRGPLSLTLRQLEEQIAARRRHLGAVTARLIPLSLSDPVELAVSIWAVRESGGIPLAGDDRWETEFWARQSALAAAAIPPPGAAWAAFSSGSSGNPRVILRSEHSWAASFPWLSTVLAVTDDDTLYLPVPTASSLTLFSLAYARAVGAAVRFPPGHTVSPGDLAHVTVLHGTPNSLQSVVDAIESGVPHRLRLAVIGGATLPPSLRERAESAGLRVVSYYGAAELSFVAFDPDGLGLRAVPGVETRVDDGALWVRSPTIALGYLADALGSLRRDDSGWATVGDLVTLHPHGILRLAGRGDGAILTAAATVIPEDVEAGLRSLPGVADAVVFELPGPRDGSLVAAAVELSVGSGAPTLRELREQAKIVLATSHLPRIWFGPDSLPRTLTGKPARAQIRRDALDGKLPRLG; this comes from the coding sequence GTGAACCTCGATCGCGTGGTGCTGTCTCGAGGCCCGCTTTCGCTCACCCTCCGTCAACTCGAGGAGCAGATTGCTGCTCGTCGTCGTCACCTCGGCGCGGTCACCGCACGGCTCATCCCGCTGTCGCTGAGCGACCCCGTCGAACTCGCCGTGAGCATCTGGGCGGTGCGAGAATCCGGCGGAATTCCGCTGGCCGGCGATGATCGTTGGGAGACAGAGTTCTGGGCCCGCCAGAGTGCTCTCGCGGCGGCTGCCATTCCACCACCCGGCGCGGCCTGGGCCGCGTTCAGTTCCGGCAGTAGCGGAAACCCCCGCGTCATCCTGCGCTCTGAGCACTCGTGGGCCGCGTCATTTCCGTGGCTGAGCACGGTGCTCGCTGTGACGGACGATGACACACTGTATCTCCCGGTTCCGACGGCATCATCGCTCACACTCTTCTCACTCGCCTACGCACGTGCCGTCGGCGCTGCCGTGCGTTTTCCGCCCGGTCATACGGTGTCGCCGGGTGACCTTGCCCACGTGACAGTGCTGCATGGAACCCCGAACTCACTGCAGAGCGTCGTGGATGCCATCGAGAGCGGTGTTCCGCATCGGCTTCGGCTGGCTGTGATCGGCGGAGCTACCCTGCCCCCGAGCCTGCGGGAACGAGCCGAATCCGCCGGGCTCCGCGTCGTTTCTTACTATGGGGCAGCCGAACTCTCATTTGTCGCATTCGACCCCGACGGGTTGGGCCTGCGTGCTGTACCCGGCGTTGAGACCCGGGTCGACGACGGAGCGCTCTGGGTGCGCTCGCCCACAATCGCCCTCGGCTACCTGGCTGACGCATTGGGGTCGCTCCGCCGCGACGACTCGGGTTGGGCGACGGTGGGCGACCTCGTGACCCTGCACCCGCACGGCATATTGCGCCTGGCCGGTCGCGGTGACGGCGCCATCCTCACCGCCGCGGCAACCGTGATTCCCGAGGATGTCGAAGCTGGTCTGCGCAGCCTTCCCGGAGTGGCGGATGCCGTGGTGTTCGAGCTGCCCGGACCGCGCGACGGGTCGTTGGTTGCGGCGGCCGTGGAGCTATCGGTCGGCTCGGGAGCCCCCACGCTTCGTGAACTGCGCGAGCAGGCGAAGATCGTTCTCGCCACGTCGCATCTGCCGCGCATCTGGTTCGGCCCGGACTCTCTTCCCCGCACCCTGACCGGAAAGCCGGCCCGCGCGCAGATTCGGCGCGACGCACTCGACGGAAAGCTGCCCCGACTTGGCTGA
- a CDS encoding methyltransferase family protein, whose amino-acid sequence MKRALAFGLVIVQILLLAALVLMQHSDLWPVTSYVIATSVVLLVAGVLLMCAGAGRLGPAFTATPIPRQNAAIVTTGIYAYVRSPIYLGYLMVGLGLTLVSASFLHIMVWLALLWLLAGKARWEERMLISAHPEYLAYGAHVGRFVPGIGRLRLARE is encoded by the coding sequence ATGAAGCGTGCACTTGCGTTCGGGTTGGTGATCGTACAGATTCTGTTGCTGGCGGCACTCGTGCTGATGCAGCACAGCGATCTCTGGCCGGTGACCTCGTATGTGATCGCCACGTCGGTCGTGCTTCTTGTCGCCGGTGTCCTGCTGATGTGTGCCGGTGCGGGGCGCCTCGGTCCAGCCTTCACGGCCACTCCCATCCCACGGCAGAATGCCGCGATCGTGACCACCGGAATCTACGCTTACGTCCGCAGCCCGATCTACCTGGGCTACCTCATGGTCGGTCTCGGCCTCACGCTGGTCAGCGCGTCATTTCTGCACATCATGGTCTGGCTTGCGCTGCTCTGGCTGCTCGCCGGTAAGGCGCGTTGGGAAGAGCGGATGCTGATCAGTGCGCATCCGGAATACCTCGCGTATGGCGCGCATGTGGGCCGGTTCGTGCCCGGCATCGGACGCTTGCGGCTGGCTAGGGAATGA